A single Curtobacterium sp. MCJR17_020 DNA region contains:
- a CDS encoding SGNH/GDSL hydrolase family protein, with protein sequence MSDRHPWSRYVAIGDSFTEGIGDPDPTVPGGNRGWADRVAEVLAHGSDDFAYANLAIRGRLLQQIIDEQVEPALALRPDLVTVSAGGNDIIRPGSDPDELAERVDAMVSRLRSDGATVVLFTGPDVGMTPVLGMVRGKTAIYNENLHAIALKHGALVADMWALRVLRDPRMWAPDRLHHSPTGHATIAAAVLDALGVPHGLEPFNPEPLEARPWREARAEDLGWAKEYLVPWVVRRIKHTSSGDGVSAKRPELQDVVEHKSDTP encoded by the coding sequence GTGTCAGATCGTCATCCGTGGTCCAGGTACGTCGCGATCGGTGACTCGTTCACCGAGGGGATCGGCGACCCCGACCCCACCGTCCCCGGTGGGAACCGGGGCTGGGCGGACCGGGTCGCCGAGGTGCTCGCCCACGGGTCCGACGACTTCGCGTACGCCAACCTGGCGATCCGCGGGCGGCTGCTGCAGCAGATCATCGACGAGCAGGTGGAACCGGCGCTCGCGCTCCGTCCGGACCTGGTCACGGTGTCCGCCGGGGGCAACGACATCATCCGGCCGGGCTCCGATCCGGACGAACTCGCCGAGCGGGTGGACGCGATGGTGTCGCGGCTGCGGAGCGACGGCGCCACCGTCGTGCTGTTCACCGGGCCCGACGTCGGCATGACGCCGGTGCTCGGCATGGTGCGCGGCAAGACGGCGATCTACAACGAGAACCTGCACGCCATCGCCCTGAAGCACGGCGCACTGGTGGCGGACATGTGGGCGCTCCGGGTGCTCCGCGACCCGCGCATGTGGGCACCGGACCGACTGCACCACTCCCCCACGGGGCACGCCACGATCGCCGCCGCGGTGCTCGACGCCCTCGGCGTGCCGCACGGCCTGGAGCCGTTCAACCCCGAACCGCTCGAGGCCCGGCCGTGGCGTGAAGCCCGCGCCGAGGACCTGGGCTGGGCGAAGGAGTACCTGGTGCCGTGGGTCGTCCGGCGCATCAAGCACACGTCGTCGGGCGACGGCGTCTCCGCCAAGCGCCCCGAGCTGCAGGACGTCGTCGAGCACAAGTCCGACACCCCGTAG
- a CDS encoding serine hydrolase: MTTTKTFPRTTPSARDIDARGVLAFVDALESTPGVEPHSLMLLRHGQVAAEGWWQPYAADRVHLLYSLSKSFTAAAVGIAVREGLIDLDATALSYFPELDDEITDERSRRIRVRHLLAMASGHREDSIDRARELDRMDVVRGFLLLPPDEEPGSLFTYNQPCTYTLAAIVRRVSGGSLVDYLRPRLLDPLGIDDLSWRRDESGGELGFSGCYTTTSAVAALGQLYLQRGVWEGERILDEDWVAAATSTQVENPAEENPDWSQGYGFQFWMARHGFRGDGAYGQFCVVLPEHDVVLAITGQSLDMQAVLDAAWQHLLPAVDRPSATGADTALEARLASLGLPAVSGGAVPEHVAGRALRVLPGAALDAVGFDRGTHGIRLTVSADGASASVPVGEGEWAVEGALAASAATQPDGAVLVALRFVETPHLLWLRVDLAAGTVDTTWETEPLHDGALTLHRPAD; the protein is encoded by the coding sequence GTGACGACGACGAAGACGTTCCCCCGGACCACCCCCTCCGCCCGCGACATCGATGCCCGCGGTGTGCTCGCGTTCGTCGACGCCCTCGAGTCGACCCCCGGCGTCGAACCGCACAGCCTGATGCTGCTCCGCCACGGCCAGGTCGCTGCCGAGGGGTGGTGGCAGCCGTACGCAGCCGACCGGGTGCACCTGCTCTACTCGCTCAGCAAGAGCTTCACCGCAGCGGCGGTCGGCATCGCCGTGCGCGAGGGACTGATCGACCTCGACGCGACCGCGCTGTCGTACTTCCCCGAACTCGACGACGAGATCACGGACGAACGCAGCCGCCGCATCCGGGTCCGGCACCTGCTCGCGATGGCGAGCGGGCACCGCGAGGACTCGATCGACCGGGCCCGTGAGCTCGACCGCATGGACGTCGTGCGTGGCTTCCTGCTCCTGCCGCCGGACGAGGAACCCGGCTCGCTCTTCACCTACAACCAACCGTGCACGTACACGCTCGCCGCGATCGTCCGGCGGGTCAGCGGCGGCTCGCTCGTCGACTACCTGCGTCCCCGGCTGCTCGACCCGCTCGGCATCGACGACCTGTCCTGGCGCCGTGACGAGTCCGGCGGCGAGCTCGGCTTCAGCGGCTGCTACACCACGACGTCGGCGGTCGCCGCGCTCGGGCAGCTGTACCTGCAGCGCGGCGTCTGGGAGGGCGAGCGGATCCTCGACGAGGACTGGGTCGCGGCCGCCACGAGCACGCAGGTCGAGAACCCGGCTGAGGAGAACCCGGACTGGTCGCAGGGCTACGGCTTCCAGTTCTGGATGGCCCGCCACGGCTTCCGCGGCGACGGCGCCTACGGTCAGTTCTGCGTCGTCCTGCCGGAGCACGACGTCGTCCTCGCGATCACGGGACAGAGCCTCGACATGCAGGCGGTCCTCGACGCGGCCTGGCAGCACCTGCTGCCCGCCGTCGACCGTCCGTCCGCCACGGGTGCGGACACCGCCCTGGAGGCCCGGCTCGCCTCCCTGGGGCTGCCCGCGGTGAGTGGCGGCGCGGTCCCCGAGCACGTGGCCGGTCGTGCACTCCGCGTGCTGCCCGGTGCGGCGCTCGACGCCGTGGGCTTCGACCGCGGGACCCACGGGATCCGGCTGACCGTGTCGGCCGACGGAGCGTCGGCGTCGGTGCCGGTCGGCGAGGGGGAGTGGGCCGTCGAGGGTGCCCTCGCAGCGAGCGCCGCGACCCAGCCGGACGGCGCCGTGCTCGTCGCGCTCCGTTTCGTGGAGACGCCGCACCTGCTGTGGCTCCGTGTCGACCTCGCTGCCGGCACGGTCGACACGACGTGGGAGACCGAACCGCTGCACGACGGCGCGCTGACGCTGCACCGGCCCGCCGACTGA
- a CDS encoding D-alanyl-D-alanine carboxypeptidase, with protein MSRVVRRPRSAVRRPVTISVVAVLVLVAGYLVAAAVVPFGPASAATTTYSAPTSSVPALSFPGYGATAVEATDFPESLRTSGDTKPRSIASITKIVTALVVLDEKPMAAGESGPAITFTPKMESLYAKYAAMNGEVAPMPAGLKLTEHQAFQVMLMKSANNYAGALAIWAFGSIAEYEQAATKWLEEHDLDDTTIHEPTGLDPQNTSTATDLVDLGQLALANPVVKEIVGTKDVTIPTVGEIENSNKLLGLDGIEGIKTGTLDEAGACLLFAATYERGGRDVTVIGVMLGGVDHDSLDVDVQRLLRSVADNFQVVPLTHAGQTFGTFSTPWQDEADAVTAKAAEVLVWGKTKVRAKAHLDEVTLGTKGERVGKVRFTVTNHDPVTVPLVLERTIDDPGVWWRWTNPFQG; from the coding sequence GTGTCACGAGTCGTCCGTCGCCCCCGCTCCGCCGTCCGGAGGCCCGTGACGATCTCCGTCGTCGCGGTCCTGGTGCTCGTTGCCGGGTACCTCGTGGCCGCCGCCGTCGTGCCGTTCGGTCCGGCGAGCGCCGCGACCACCACGTACTCGGCCCCGACGTCGAGCGTGCCGGCGCTGAGCTTCCCCGGCTACGGCGCCACCGCGGTCGAGGCCACCGACTTCCCGGAGAGCCTGCGCACCAGCGGTGACACGAAGCCCCGGTCGATCGCGAGCATCACCAAGATCGTCACGGCGCTCGTGGTCCTCGACGAGAAGCCGATGGCGGCGGGGGAGTCCGGCCCGGCGATCACCTTCACGCCGAAGATGGAGTCGCTCTACGCCAAGTACGCGGCGATGAACGGCGAGGTCGCGCCGATGCCCGCCGGCCTGAAGCTCACCGAGCACCAGGCGTTCCAGGTGATGCTCATGAAGTCGGCGAACAACTACGCCGGCGCTCTCGCCATCTGGGCCTTCGGGTCGATCGCCGAGTACGAGCAGGCGGCGACGAAGTGGCTCGAGGAGCACGACCTCGACGACACCACGATCCACGAGCCGACTGGTCTCGATCCGCAGAACACGTCGACCGCGACCGACCTGGTCGACCTCGGGCAGCTCGCCCTCGCGAACCCGGTGGTCAAGGAGATCGTCGGCACCAAGGACGTCACGATCCCGACGGTCGGCGAGATCGAGAACTCGAACAAGCTGCTCGGCCTGGACGGCATCGAGGGCATCAAGACCGGCACCCTCGACGAGGCCGGCGCCTGCCTGCTGTTCGCGGCGACGTACGAGCGTGGCGGCCGTGACGTCACCGTCATCGGTGTGATGCTCGGCGGGGTCGACCACGACTCGCTCGACGTCGACGTGCAACGGCTGCTCCGGTCGGTCGCGGACAACTTCCAGGTCGTGCCCCTGACCCACGCCGGCCAGACCTTCGGCACGTTCTCCACCCCCTGGCAGGACGAGGCCGACGCGGTCACCGCGAAGGCGGCCGAGGTCCTGGTCTGGGGCAAGACGAAGGTCCGGGCGAAGGCGCACCTCGACGAGGTCACCCTCGGGACGAAGGGCGAGCGGGTCGGGAAGGTCCGCTTCACGGTCACGAACCACGACCCGGTCACGGTGCCGCTCGTGCTCGAGCGGACGATCGACGACCCCGGCGTCTGGTGGCGCTGGACGAACCCGTTCCAGGGCTGA
- a CDS encoding acetamidase/formamidase family protein — protein sequence MSTPAIPTLQPGAGPIRSDRYLPVDPDTVLWGRLPNADDRPVITIASGEDVTIDTVSHEGILPDQGSDPRAYFASHGVAADHVLDDAVAIARSGHRDPATDGPHVVSGPIAIAGAEPGDVLTMTVLETLPRVHYGVVSNRHGRGALHGEYPVDGTTVSVFADVVETADGQRGRIPLTGARDRFAHFPLAPFLGIMGVATPGERLHSVPPGRHGGNVDVNLLQVGAQLHLPVLVPGALAYVGDPHFAQGDGEVALTAMEASLRATVRFDVTPAADAAQQFGDLAWPLVETHEFLVPTGMDPDLDEAVRACVRHAVAILGARWGMEPHLAYAYLSAATDFNISQVVDLVTGAHARIRKADFEEPTR from the coding sequence GTGAGCACCCCCGCGATCCCGACCCTGCAGCCCGGCGCCGGCCCGATCCGGTCCGACCGCTACCTGCCCGTCGACCCGGACACGGTCCTGTGGGGTCGGCTGCCGAACGCCGACGACCGCCCGGTCATCACGATCGCGTCCGGTGAGGACGTCACGATCGACACCGTCAGCCACGAGGGGATCCTGCCCGACCAGGGCAGCGACCCCCGCGCGTACTTCGCGTCGCACGGCGTCGCCGCGGACCACGTCCTCGACGACGCCGTCGCGATCGCCAGGAGCGGCCACCGGGACCCTGCCACCGACGGTCCGCACGTCGTCTCCGGTCCGATCGCCATCGCGGGCGCCGAGCCGGGCGACGTCCTGACCATGACGGTGCTCGAGACGCTGCCGCGGGTGCACTACGGCGTCGTGTCGAACCGGCACGGCCGCGGCGCCCTGCACGGCGAGTACCCGGTCGACGGCACCACGGTCAGCGTCTTCGCCGACGTGGTCGAGACGGCCGACGGTCAGCGGGGCCGCATCCCCCTGACCGGCGCCCGCGACCGCTTCGCGCACTTCCCGCTCGCCCCCTTCCTCGGGATCATGGGCGTCGCCACCCCCGGCGAACGGCTGCACTCGGTGCCGCCGGGCCGGCACGGCGGCAACGTCGACGTCAACCTGCTGCAGGTCGGCGCGCAGCTGCACCTGCCGGTCCTGGTCCCCGGGGCGCTCGCGTACGTCGGTGACCCGCACTTCGCCCAGGGCGACGGCGAGGTCGCGCTCACCGCGATGGAGGCGTCGCTCCGCGCGACCGTCCGGTTCGACGTGACACCTGCCGCCGACGCCGCACAGCAGTTCGGCGACCTGGCCTGGCCGCTCGTCGAGACCCACGAGTTCCTCGTGCCGACGGGCATGGACCCGGACCTCGACGAGGCCGTCCGCGCCTGTGTCCGGCACGCCGTCGCGATCCTCGGCGCCCGCTGGGGCATGGAGCCGCACCTGGCGTACGCCTACCTGTCGGCGGCGACGGACTTCAACATCTCGCAGGTGGTCGACCTGGTCACCGGCGCGCACGCCCGCATCCGCAAGGCCGACTTCGAGGAGCCCACCCGATGA
- a CDS encoding AtzH-like domain-containing protein, which yields MSTHETSTHETSTAAPEGLLDALDAYEAALAANDLDALDAAFVDAPGTMRGDDRGLLVGHDAISAFRGARGGVLARSLSRVEVRPLAEGLALVVSVSEFAAGGQGLQTQLWRRDSDSDHGDAAPRWRIEAAHVTGRPKAFDTTVWRAVGDPLVAPTASGPLDGLTVAVKDLYAVPGQPVGGGNPTYLRESTVQATPAAAVAALLDAGAAIRGIARTDEFAYNLTGRNEHHGTPPNGAVPTRLPGGSSSGSASAVRLGTAEIGIGTDTAGSVRVPASYQGLWGLRTTHGAVSRQGLLPLAPSFDTVGWLTRSADVLLAALDATVPSTAAGADPELLVPAELLDLVEPAVADAFTAFVAGHGRPIGTVRLADLGIPPLDDLRELLRLVQAAEAVAAHGAWIDAHPGALSAVVGDRFAAARANDPAATADAVARLDDVRTTIRTALAGRTLLFPTVPGPAPLLAADTASLERTRTATTAMTSLASVGGTPAVSAPALTVDGAPVGVCLVGEPGTDRALVIRAGRMLQH from the coding sequence ATGAGCACGCACGAGACGAGCACGCACGAGACGAGCACTGCGGCACCGGAGGGCTTGCTCGACGCGCTCGACGCGTACGAGGCCGCCCTCGCCGCGAACGACCTCGACGCCCTCGACGCCGCGTTCGTCGACGCCCCGGGCACGATGCGCGGTGACGACCGCGGCCTGCTCGTCGGGCACGACGCGATCAGCGCGTTCCGCGGTGCACGGGGTGGGGTCCTGGCCCGGTCGCTGTCGCGCGTCGAGGTCCGTCCCCTGGCCGAGGGACTCGCCCTCGTCGTGTCGGTGTCCGAGTTCGCGGCGGGCGGGCAGGGCCTCCAGACGCAGCTGTGGCGACGCGACAGCGACAGCGACCACGGCGACGCCGCGCCGCGCTGGCGCATCGAGGCAGCCCACGTCACCGGCCGCCCGAAGGCCTTCGACACCACCGTCTGGCGCGCCGTCGGCGACCCGCTCGTCGCCCCCACGGCGTCCGGACCGCTCGACGGGCTCACCGTCGCGGTGAAGGACCTCTACGCCGTCCCCGGCCAGCCCGTCGGCGGCGGCAACCCGACGTACCTGCGCGAGTCCACCGTCCAGGCGACGCCGGCAGCGGCCGTCGCGGCGCTCCTCGACGCCGGCGCCGCGATCCGCGGCATCGCGCGCACCGACGAGTTCGCCTACAACCTGACGGGACGCAACGAACACCACGGCACCCCGCCCAACGGGGCGGTCCCGACCCGACTGCCAGGAGGCTCGTCCAGCGGATCCGCATCGGCTGTCCGTCTCGGCACGGCCGAGATCGGGATCGGCACGGACACCGCGGGATCGGTGCGGGTCCCCGCTTCGTACCAGGGACTCTGGGGCCTCCGGACGACCCACGGCGCGGTCTCCCGACAGGGCCTGCTGCCCCTCGCGCCGTCGTTCGACACGGTGGGGTGGCTCACCCGGAGCGCCGACGTCCTGCTCGCGGCGCTCGACGCCACCGTGCCGTCGACCGCAGCCGGGGCCGATCCGGAGCTGCTCGTGCCCGCTGAACTCCTGGACCTCGTCGAGCCAGCCGTCGCCGACGCCTTCACCGCCTTCGTCGCAGGGCACGGCCGACCGATCGGCACCGTGCGGCTCGCCGACCTCGGGATCCCGCCCCTCGACGACCTGCGCGAACTGCTGCGCCTCGTGCAGGCCGCCGAGGCCGTCGCCGCACACGGTGCCTGGATCGACGCCCACCCCGGCGCCCTGAGCGCCGTCGTCGGCGACCGGTTCGCCGCCGCCCGGGCGAACGATCCCGCAGCCACCGCCGACGCCGTCGCGCGGCTCGACGACGTCCGGACGACGATCCGCACGGCGCTCGCCGGCCGGACCCTGCTGTTCCCGACGGTCCCCGGGCCGGCACCACTCCTCGCCGCCGACACGGCGTCGCTCGAACGCACCCGGACCGCGACGACGGCGATGACGAGCCTCGCGAGCGTCGGCGGCACGCCGGCGGTCAGCGCACCGGCGCTCACCGTGGACGGGGCCCCCGTCGGCGTGTGCCTGGTCGGCGAACCGGGCACCGACCGTGCCCTGGTGATCCGCGCCGGACGGATGCTGCAGCACTGA
- a CDS encoding RNA methyltransferase, with protein MHPVRIDSLDDPRLDDFARLTDVALRRVSEPEGGLYIAESNTVIERAVRAGHTPRSILVQEKWLDSVLPLVAEHDGPVFVGPDALLEELTGFRMHRGAIAAVQRPELPTVAEVVRDAKLVVVLEDIVDHTNVGAVFRSVAGLGADAVLVSPRCADPLYRRSVRVSMGTVLQVPWTRIGDWPAAGEELRAQGFHLAAMALTDESVDLAEFVRDVPGKVALVMGTEGQGLTPAAIASADTTVRIPMAHGVDSLNIAAASAVGLWAVTHAQRLAS; from the coding sequence GTGCACCCCGTCCGCATCGACTCCCTCGACGACCCCCGCCTCGACGACTTCGCCCGTCTGACCGACGTGGCGCTCCGCCGGGTGAGCGAACCGGAGGGCGGCCTGTACATCGCCGAGTCGAACACGGTCATCGAGCGCGCGGTCCGTGCCGGGCACACCCCCCGGAGCATCCTGGTGCAGGAGAAGTGGCTCGACAGCGTGCTGCCCCTGGTCGCGGAGCACGACGGCCCGGTCTTCGTGGGCCCGGACGCCCTGCTCGAGGAGCTCACCGGCTTCCGCATGCACCGTGGCGCGATCGCCGCCGTGCAGCGCCCCGAGTTGCCGACCGTCGCCGAGGTGGTGCGGGACGCGAAGCTCGTCGTCGTGCTCGAGGACATCGTCGACCACACCAACGTCGGCGCCGTCTTCCGCAGCGTCGCCGGTCTCGGCGCCGACGCCGTGCTGGTCAGCCCGCGCTGCGCGGACCCGCTGTACCGCCGGAGCGTCCGGGTGAGCATGGGCACGGTCCTGCAGGTCCCGTGGACCCGGATCGGTGACTGGCCGGCAGCGGGCGAGGAGCTCCGTGCGCAGGGCTTCCACCTCGCCGCGATGGCGCTGACCGACGAGTCGGTCGACCTCGCCGAGTTCGTCCGCGACGTCCCCGGCAAGGTCGCGCTCGTGATGGGCACCGAGGGGCAGGGACTGACGCCCGCCGCGATCGCGTCGGCCGACACCACGGTGCGGATCCCGATGGCGCACGGCGTCGACTCGCTCAACATCGCTGCGGCGAGCGCCGTCGGTCTGTGGGCGGTCACGCACGCCCAGCGGCTCGCTTCCTAG
- a CDS encoding Sir2 family NAD-dependent protein deacetylase: protein MPTAADLDRVLDVLAGKRVAVLSGAGLSTDSGIPDYRGAGRVVRKPMTFQEFRADAAKRQRYWAGSHLGWRSFAAARPNEGHRALAALEDAGVVTGVITQNVDGLHLRAGSRRLVEIHGSMDRALCLTCGQVFSRADLATTIDRANPWIDEPGSVQLQPDGDVEITDVERFVVPDCSVCGGMLKPDVVFFGEFVPTEKFHEAVSIVADAEALLVVGSSLTVNSGVRLVDHAARRKNPVVIVNRGATRSDRRAAVKLDGGTTETLVHLAERLGRPRLLG from the coding sequence CTGCCGACCGCAGCGGACCTCGACCGCGTGCTCGACGTGCTCGCCGGCAAACGCGTCGCCGTGCTCTCCGGGGCCGGCCTGAGCACCGACTCCGGCATCCCCGACTACCGCGGCGCCGGGCGGGTCGTGCGCAAGCCGATGACCTTCCAGGAGTTCCGCGCCGACGCCGCCAAACGGCAGCGGTACTGGGCGGGCTCGCACCTCGGCTGGCGGAGTTTCGCCGCCGCCCGACCGAACGAGGGGCACCGGGCGCTCGCCGCCCTCGAGGACGCCGGTGTCGTCACCGGCGTCATCACGCAGAACGTCGACGGCCTGCACCTGCGCGCCGGGTCCCGCCGCTTGGTCGAGATCCACGGGTCGATGGACCGCGCCCTCTGCCTGACGTGCGGGCAGGTGTTCTCCCGTGCCGACCTCGCCACGACCATCGACCGCGCCAACCCGTGGATCGACGAGCCCGGCTCGGTGCAGCTGCAGCCCGACGGCGACGTCGAGATCACCGACGTCGAGCGCTTCGTGGTGCCGGACTGCTCGGTGTGCGGCGGGATGCTCAAGCCCGACGTCGTGTTCTTCGGCGAGTTCGTGCCCACTGAGAAGTTCCACGAGGCGGTGTCGATCGTCGCCGACGCCGAGGCGCTGCTCGTGGTGGGGTCGTCGCTGACGGTGAACTCCGGCGTGCGGCTCGTCGACCACGCTGCTCGCCGCAAGAACCCGGTGGTCATCGTGAACCGCGGTGCGACCCGCAGCGACCGCCGTGCCGCCGTCAAGCTCGACGGCGGGACGACCGAGACGCTGGTGCACCTGGCCGAGCGGCTCGGCCGGCCTCGCCTTCTGGGATGA
- a CDS encoding histidine phosphatase family protein: MTTLLYLVRHGETDWNAQRRIQGSTDIPLNDTGRRQAAEAAELLTRRQFDAVVASPLSRAAETGAIIADRLGLAAPVTYAGLAERSYGEAEGLTDTEVTAKYPHDDIPGRESRSALLARITETLGEIAVRFDGGVVVVATHGAVIRSVVNEAAPGTADRHATPIRNGSIHSFRWDPERFHAELVRFDDPIDDVSDGPGRYAFDYQNPLERRG; encoded by the coding sequence GTGACGACGCTCCTGTACCTGGTCCGGCACGGTGAGACCGACTGGAACGCGCAGCGCCGCATCCAGGGTTCCACCGACATCCCGCTCAACGACACCGGGCGGCGACAGGCCGCCGAGGCCGCGGAACTCCTCACCCGCCGGCAGTTCGACGCCGTCGTCGCCTCACCCCTGTCCCGCGCCGCCGAGACCGGGGCGATCATCGCCGACCGGCTCGGGCTCGCGGCGCCCGTGACGTACGCCGGGCTGGCCGAGCGCTCCTACGGCGAAGCCGAGGGGCTCACCGACACCGAGGTGACGGCGAAGTACCCGCACGACGACATCCCGGGCCGCGAGTCCCGGTCCGCGCTGCTCGCCCGCATCACCGAGACACTCGGTGAGATCGCGGTGCGCTTCGACGGCGGGGTCGTGGTCGTCGCCACCCACGGCGCGGTGATCCGGAGCGTGGTGAACGAGGCGGCGCCCGGCACCGCCGACCGGCACGCCACCCCGATCCGCAACGGCTCGATCCACTCGTTCCGCTGGGACCCGGAACGCTTCCACGCGGAGCTCGTCCGGTTCGACGACCCGATCGACGACGTCTCGGACGGGCCGGGGCGGTACGCGTTCGACTACCAGAACCCGCTGGAACGCCGGGGCTGA
- a CDS encoding glycosyltransferase — MRIGLDCRYVRIGRHDGISRFTAGVAWNLPDRHDVVLLVHDERQLESLPRDLPWELLPAPTDAGEPLVARRVNQLGLDAVFSPMQTMGSRGRDYALVLTLHDLIYYRNRTPPREFSWPLRLGWRAFHLSWVPQRVLLNGADGVVTVSETTAGLIAEHRLTKRPVTVAYNAADPAAPRAAGAPRERSLVYMGSFMPYKNVETLAAALPLLGADWTLHCMSRVSDADRARLEGLAPAGSIVFHDGATDEEYLSVLRSATALATASYDEGFGIPLVEAMGVGTPVVVSDIPIFREIGGDAAEYFDPASPSAVAAAVRRVEERWDDASAQSVERAARFRWQDSAEQVVRAVERAVADRRAR; from the coding sequence CTGCGCATCGGCCTCGACTGCCGCTACGTCCGGATCGGCCGCCACGACGGCATCAGCCGGTTCACCGCCGGGGTCGCCTGGAACCTGCCCGACCGGCACGACGTCGTGCTGCTCGTCCACGACGAGCGCCAGCTCGAGTCCCTGCCGCGCGACCTGCCGTGGGAGCTGCTGCCGGCGCCCACCGACGCGGGGGAGCCGCTCGTCGCACGACGGGTGAACCAGCTCGGCCTCGACGCGGTGTTCTCGCCGATGCAGACGATGGGCTCGCGGGGGCGCGACTACGCGCTCGTGCTCACACTGCACGACCTGATCTACTACCGGAACCGGACGCCTCCGCGCGAGTTCTCGTGGCCGCTCCGGCTCGGGTGGCGCGCGTTCCACCTGTCGTGGGTGCCGCAGCGCGTCCTGCTGAACGGTGCCGACGGGGTGGTCACGGTGTCCGAGACCACCGCGGGGCTCATCGCCGAGCACCGGCTGACGAAGCGTCCGGTGACGGTGGCGTACAACGCTGCCGACCCGGCGGCTCCGCGTGCGGCGGGTGCGCCGCGGGAGCGCTCGCTCGTCTACATGGGCTCGTTCATGCCGTACAAGAACGTCGAGACGCTGGCGGCCGCGCTGCCGCTGCTCGGAGCGGACTGGACCCTGCACTGCATGTCGCGGGTGTCCGACGCCGACCGCGCACGGCTCGAGGGGCTCGCGCCGGCCGGCTCGATCGTGTTCCACGACGGTGCGACCGACGAGGAGTACCTGTCGGTGCTCCGATCCGCCACGGCCCTGGCGACGGCGTCGTACGACGAGGGCTTCGGCATCCCGCTGGTCGAGGCGATGGGCGTCGGGACCCCGGTCGTGGTGAGCGACATCCCGATCTTCCGCGAGATCGGGGGCGATGCGGCCGAGTACTTCGACCCGGCGTCGCCGTCGGCGGTGGCGGCTGCGGTGCGGCGGGTCGAGGAGCGGTGGGACGACGCCTCGGCGCAGTCGGTCGAGCGGGCCGCGCGGTTCCGGTGGCAGGACTCGGCGGAGCAGGTCGTGCGGGCGGTCGAGCGGGCCGTGGCCGACCGGCGCGCGCGGTAG
- a CDS encoding alpha/beta hydrolase, translating to MQPPVLSPYQSLMAATPVVHRSVQVDGRTTHYWEYGPSDATQTVLAVHGFRGDHHGLETIAAHLQDVRVIVPDLPGFGVSDPLPVSDIESYVGWLRAFHDALGLGRDAVVLGHSFGSIVVSATVAAGLDTRLLVLVNPIAAPALQGPRAVGTGIAIGYYKAGAVLPKPIGLGILRNAAIVRVMSIAMLKSHDRGMRRWVHDQHDRYFSAFANRTSVLEAFRTSVTHDVSEYADRIDVPVLMIAAEHDDITAVPEQRALAARLRDAELVVIPGVGHLVHYETPAPAAAAVLRRMADTAARPERGRGTKAGRPSGAGRASRTTATKTTATNTTATKTTAMNASSPKTTATKASAPKADDSTASDAKESDA from the coding sequence ATGCAACCGCCCGTGCTCTCCCCGTACCAGTCGCTCATGGCCGCCACACCGGTGGTCCACCGGTCCGTGCAGGTCGACGGCCGCACCACGCACTACTGGGAGTACGGGCCGTCCGACGCGACGCAGACCGTCCTCGCGGTGCACGGGTTCCGCGGAGACCACCACGGCCTCGAGACGATCGCCGCGCACCTGCAGGACGTCCGCGTGATCGTCCCCGACCTGCCCGGCTTCGGCGTGTCCGACCCGTTGCCGGTGTCGGACATCGAGTCGTACGTCGGCTGGCTGCGCGCGTTCCACGACGCGCTCGGGCTCGGCCGCGACGCCGTCGTCCTCGGCCACTCGTTCGGGTCGATCGTGGTGTCCGCCACCGTGGCCGCCGGGCTCGACACCCGCCTGCTCGTCCTCGTGAACCCGATCGCCGCGCCGGCGCTGCAGGGGCCCCGCGCGGTGGGCACCGGGATCGCGATCGGCTACTACAAGGCCGGCGCGGTGCTGCCGAAGCCGATCGGGCTCGGGATCCTGCGGAACGCCGCCATCGTCCGCGTGATGAGCATCGCGATGCTCAAGTCGCACGACCGCGGGATGCGCCGCTGGGTGCACGACCAGCACGACCGGTACTTCTCGGCCTTCGCGAACCGCACGAGCGTGCTCGAGGCGTTCCGCACCTCGGTCACCCACGACGTGTCCGAGTACGCGGACCGCATCGACGTGCCGGTGCTGATGATCGCTGCCGAGCACGACGACATCACGGCCGTCCCCGAGCAGCGTGCCCTGGCCGCCCGCCTGCGCGATGCCGAACTCGTGGTCATCCCCGGGGTCGGCCACCTGGTGCACTACGAGACACCGGCTCCGGCCGCCGCCGCGGTGCTGCGCCGGATGGCGGACACGGCCGCGCGCCCTGAACGGGGCCGCGGCACCAAGGCAGGCCGACCGTCGGGCGCGGGACGGGCCTCCCGGACGACCGCGACGAAGACGACCGCGACGAACACGACGGCGACGAAGACGACGGCGATGAACGCGAGCTCGCCGAAGACGACGGCGACGAAGGCGAGCGCGCCGAAGGCGGACGACTCGACGGCGAGTGACGCGAAGGAGTCCGACGCGTGA